One region of Bosea sp. 29B genomic DNA includes:
- a CDS encoding DUF2244 domain-containing protein, whose protein sequence is MTLGKPDCDNAAEAAEKPVFDATITPHRSLGQDGFRIVMTLVCLTSVAASIPFMVLGAWPVAGFFGLDIIAIFIAFKVNFNAARAFERIVVTPLEVLLRKVSHHGREKIWRSNPAWTKLEREDDEDYGLLELSLVSRGQRTVVASALSPGEREGFAQALGTALAKAKRGPDFEPA, encoded by the coding sequence ATGACCTTGGGCAAGCCCGATTGCGACAATGCAGCCGAAGCGGCCGAGAAGCCGGTCTTCGACGCGACGATCACGCCGCACCGTTCGCTCGGCCAAGACGGCTTTCGCATCGTGATGACGCTGGTCTGCCTGACCAGCGTTGCAGCTTCCATTCCCTTCATGGTGCTCGGCGCCTGGCCGGTTGCCGGCTTCTTCGGCCTCGACATCATCGCGATCTTCATCGCCTTCAAGGTCAATTTCAACGCGGCCCGCGCCTTCGAGCGCATTGTCGTGACGCCGCTCGAGGTATTGCTGCGCAAGGTCTCGCATCATGGCCGCGAGAAAATCTGGCGCTCAAACCCCGCCTGGACCAAGCTCGAGCGCGAGGACGACGAGGATTACGGCCTGCTCGAACTGTCCCTGGTCTCGCGCGGCCAGCGCACCGTGGTCGCCTCTGCGCTGTCGCCGGGGGAGCGCGAGGGTTTTGCGCAAGCACTCGGCACGGCGCTCGCCAAGGCCAAGCGCGGCCCGGATTTCGAACCGGCCTGA
- a CDS encoding class I SAM-dependent methyltransferase — MTDSADAVVSLYQRHAAAYDQQRGRKPMEARWLDRFLSLLPATAAVLDLGCGMGEPIARHLIERGCTVTGIDSSAPLIALCRERFQQQDWQVGDMRELALGRRFDGLIAWDSFFHLKPDDQRRMFPLFGEHAAEGAVLLFTSGPAHGEAIGNFEGEPLYHGSLDPAEYRALLDANGFAVVEHIVEDPNCGGHTIWLAQRTA, encoded by the coding sequence ATGACCGATTCAGCCGACGCCGTCGTCTCACTCTACCAGCGCCACGCCGCTGCCTATGACCAACAGCGCGGCCGCAAGCCGATGGAGGCGCGCTGGCTCGACCGCTTCCTGTCGCTGCTGCCGGCGACAGCAGCGGTGCTCGATCTCGGCTGCGGCATGGGCGAGCCGATCGCAAGGCATCTGATCGAGCGCGGCTGCACCGTGACCGGGATCGATTCATCGGCGCCTCTGATCGCGCTCTGCCGCGAACGCTTCCAGCAGCAGGACTGGCAGGTCGGCGACATGCGCGAGCTCGCACTTGGCCGGCGCTTCGACGGGCTGATAGCCTGGGACAGCTTCTTCCACCTGAAGCCCGACGACCAGCGCCGGATGTTCCCGCTCTTTGGCGAGCACGCCGCCGAAGGCGCTGTGCTGCTCTTCACCAGCGGGCCGGCCCATGGCGAGGCGATCGGCAACTTCGAGGGCGAGCCGCTCTACCATGGCAGCCTCGACCCGGCCGAGTATCGCGCGCTGCTGGACGCGAACGGCTTTGCCGTCGTCGAGCATATCGTCGAAGACCCGAACTGCGGCGGGCATACGATCTGGCTGGCGCAACGGACGGCCTGA
- a CDS encoding methylated-DNA--[protein]-cysteine S-methyltransferase — translation MNAHSSLRTAMKPIVVSNAVLARATEAIPSEADFPAVVPGSDYDTVRRILAYITNNWRQQPTIEAIADAAGATPTDVHHLFRRWCGLTPKAFLQAITLDNAKGLLAASASILDTSFEVGLSGPGRLHDLFVTHEAMSPGEWKTGGEGLRMSYGFHQSPFGEALVVVTERGLAGLGWVSNSLDGGKVIGGRAEALADMMRRWPHADYRFDPQSTAPYATRIFEPGSWSPQTPLRVVLIGTDFEVRVWETLLRIPVGCATTYGDVADHIGKPSAARAVGAAVGKNPISFVVPCHRVIGKSGALTGYHWGLTRKRAILGWEAGQVAGGEAA, via the coding sequence ATGAACGCCCATTCCAGTCTCAGGACCGCGATGAAACCGATCGTAGTCTCCAATGCCGTGCTCGCCCGCGCCACCGAGGCCATTCCCTCGGAAGCCGATTTCCCGGCGGTGGTGCCCGGCTCGGATTACGACACCGTGCGCCGCATCCTGGCCTACATCACCAACAACTGGCGCCAGCAGCCGACGATCGAGGCGATCGCCGACGCCGCCGGTGCGACCCCGACCGACGTGCATCACCTGTTCCGGCGCTGGTGCGGGCTGACGCCCAAAGCCTTCCTGCAGGCGATCACGCTCGACAACGCCAAAGGCCTGCTGGCCGCCTCCGCCAGCATCCTCGACACCAGCTTCGAGGTCGGACTCTCGGGCCCCGGCCGCCTGCACGACCTCTTCGTCACCCATGAGGCGATGTCACCGGGCGAGTGGAAGACCGGCGGCGAGGGGCTGCGCATGTCCTATGGCTTCCACCAGTCGCCTTTCGGCGAGGCGCTGGTCGTGGTCACCGAGCGTGGGCTCGCCGGTCTCGGTTGGGTCTCGAACAGCCTCGACGGCGGCAAGGTGATTGGCGGCCGGGCCGAGGCGCTGGCCGACATGATGCGGCGCTGGCCGCATGCGGATTACCGCTTCGACCCGCAGAGCACGGCGCCCTATGCGACGCGCATCTTCGAGCCGGGCAGCTGGTCGCCGCAGACGCCGTTGCGCGTCGTGCTGATCGGCACCGATTTCGAGGTCCGTGTCTGGGAGACGCTGCTGCGCATCCCCGTCGGCTGCGCCACCACCTATGGCGACGTCGCCGACCATATCGGCAAGCCCTCGGCGGCTCGCGCGGTCGGTGCGGCGGTCGGCAAGAACCCGATCTCCTTCGTCGTCCCCTGCCACCGCGTCATCGGCAAGTCCGGCGCGCTCACCGGCTACCATTGGGGGCTGACGCGCAAGCGCGCCATCCTCGGCTGGGAGGCCGGCCAGGTCGCGGGCGGCGAGGCCGCCTGA